A part of Crassostrea angulata isolate pt1a10 chromosome 5, ASM2561291v2, whole genome shotgun sequence genomic DNA contains:
- the LOC128182769 gene encoding hepatocyte growth factor-like, translated as MKTITFIFAWLGTMSLCRADQRPGCASTNPYNVLLNYYCKTIESGGDYIGTIARTVSGRTCQRWEVQFPHKHEFGEELPGSAAAHRNYCRNPGNKMAGGPWCFTTDPSMEWEYCEIPMCQYDCLYTKKGREYIGRNSTTKSGRECQRWDSVQPHKIPSVLTSRISGPSSCHENFCRNHGNAARPWCYTTDPEVEMEFCDIDPCVEK; from the exons ATGAAGACTATTACCTTTATATTTGCGTGGCTTGGCACTATGTCTTTGTGTAGAGCAGATCAACGCCCAGGTTGTGCATCAACTAATCCGTATAATGTGTTACTAA ATTACTATTGCAAGACCATAGAGTCGGGGGGAGACTACATAGGAACTATTGCTCGGACCGTGTCTGGTCGGACTTGTCAGAGATGGGAGGTGCAATTCCCCCATAAACACGAGTTCGGGGAAGAACTTCCTGGCTCCGCAGCGGCGCACCGGAACTACTGCCGTAACCCTGGCAACAAGATGGCCGGTGGTCCTTGGTGTTTTACCACTGATCCCTCTATGGAGTGGGAGTACTGCGAAATTCCAATGTGTC AATATGATTGTTTATACACTAAGAAAGGGAGAGAATACATTGGAAGGAACTCCACCACAAAGTCAGGGAGAGAGTGTCAGCGCTGGGACAGCGTACAGCCCCACAAGATCCCCTCTGTCCTCACCAGTCGGATCAGCGGCCCTTCCTCATGTCACGAGAACTTCTGTCGAAACCATGGCAACGCCGCCAGACCATGGTGCTACACAACGGACCCGGAAGTTGAAATGGAATTTTGCGATATTGATCCCTGTGTTGAAAAGTAG
- the LOC128185788 gene encoding receptor-type tyrosine-protein phosphatase beta-like yields MQNFPLEFLGTQRQLYMTSVLVSHILLHFARGETNVSQSNQPFQIRVGYNGNCTSSDECARGFRCIEMKCSCLDTDTYFDGQEGCKKKKQYNSSCEHDMQCFEGLVCKGSACVCKINNTNFVHTEKTYGCTHKKPLGFSCDVAEDCVDDLVCLNESCTCSLNDTSILCVQAKSTTVTSDQITQNNVGVGTILVTKASKENATWHYLSNLYTIKRASPTITISKPTTELPESSATTTKPSSVIAETANLETTTNDATTNNRETEDGLVKQSTRRTPTIILSPSTSPSFTTIAQEINVTANSSQAEDKMDYFRYVYIVSGALVLCLVLVVAVIMSLRMKKQRAIKSRRKSFESVVSRHEYGYISEMKEAKSRQNSKIPVAEFSSYLKLASEYNMLENIFEEIKSSSQIYSSEIATKQRELFSDIQAYDRSRVILMKTYENESDYINVSFIPGIESDREYIAAADPILSFGLFNFWRMVWEQDVQLIVTLCDGNGKSRNGLCSKTSKWFGSLLVQEQSKSLFKTRMSREILIANDNGETKTVTEFQFFIRTSANVMSATAEFVDFLMAVRSFRECLKKFNAPLLVHCSDGSGLTGVFIALDLLLRQVLSKNSIDIRDVVLSLRNNRPQMVRTLEQFRFIHNCLDKYLANLRSESLNNDHSYERLTNGREF; encoded by the exons ATGCAGAATTTTCCCCTGGAATTCCTTGGAACACAGAGACAACTATATATGACCAGTGTGCTAGTTTCG CATATCTTACTGCACTTTGCCAGAGGAGAGACCAATGTTTCACAGAGCAACCAACCGTTCCAAATTCGAG TTGGTTACAATGGGAACTGTACTTCGAGTGACGAATGCGCCAGAGGATTTCGATGCATTGAGATGAAATGCTCCTGTTTAGACACAGACACTTACTTTGATGGTCAGGAAGGGtgcaaaaaaa AAAAACAATACAATTCTTCGTGTGAACATGACATGCAGTGCTTTGAGGGTCTTGTATGCAAAGGTTCTGCATGTGTTTGcaaaataaacaacacaaaCTTTGTGCATACGGAGAAAACGTATGGCTGCACACACA AGAAACCTTTGGGGTTTTCGTGCGACGTAGCTGAGGATTGTGTTGATGAtcttgtttgtttaaatgaatcaTGCACTTGCAGCTTGAATGATACATCCATCCTTTGTGTCCAGG CAAAATCGACTACTGTAACGAGCGATCAAATTACACAAAACAATGTGGGCGTTGGCACAATACTAGTCACTAAAGCGTCAAAAGAAAATG CTACATGGCATTACCTTAGTAATCTGTACACAATAAAGAGGGCCTCACCTACAATTACTATTTCAAAACCAACAACAGAACTTCCAGAATCTAGTGCGACCACCACTAAACCATCTTCAGTGATTGCCGAAACTGCAAATTTAGAAACTACAACAAATG ATGCAACAACGAACAATAGGGAAACAGAAGATGGTCTGGTAAAACAATCAACGAGGCGAACGCCTACCATCATTCTTAGCCCTTCAACATCTCCAAGCT TCACAACAATAGCACAAGAAATAAACGTTACAGCAAATTCATCACAAGCAGAAGACAAAATGGATT ATTTCAGATATGTGTATATAGTGTCGGGAGCCTTAGTCTTGTGTCTGGTTTTGGTTGTGGCTGTGATAATGAGCTTAAGGATGAAGAAACAGCG GGCGATAAAGTCTCGAAGAAAAAGTTTTGAGAGTGTCGTCAGTCGCCATGAATATGGCTATATATCAGAAATGAAAGAAGCCAAATCGCGACAAAACAG CAAAATACCTGTTGCAGAGTTTTCATCGTATCTGAAATTGGCTAGTGAGTACAATATGCTAGAAAATATTTTCGAG GAGATTAAAAGTTCCAGTCAGATTTATTCTTCTGAAATAGCAACAAAGCAGAGAGAACTTTTCAGCGACATCCAGGCTT aTGACCGAAGTCGagtaattttaatgaaaacttaTGAGAACGAATCGGATTACATCAATGTAAGTTTTATACCC GGGATAGAGTCTGACAGAGAGTACATAGCTGCTGCTGACCCAATCCTTTCATTCGGTCTGTTCAACTTCTGGAGGATGGTCTGGGAACAGGATGTGCAACTCATTGTTACTCTTTGTGACGGAAACGGAAAATCAAGG AATGGTCTGTGCAGTAAAACATCGAAATGGTTTGGATCTCTGCTTGTCCAAGAACAGTCTAAATCCTTGTTCAAAACTCGAATGTCAAGGGAGATTTTAATCGCTAAC GATAACGGAGAAACTAAGACGGTTACAGAGTTTCAGTTTTTCATCCGAACATCAGCAAATGTAATGTCAGCAACAGCCGAGTTTGTGGATTTTCTCATGGCGGTGCGGTCTTTCAGAGAATGTCTCAAGAAATTTAACGCGCCTTTGCTGGTTCACTGCAG cgaTGGAAGTGGACTTACAGGTGTTTTTATCGCCCTTGATTTGCTTCTACGCCAAGTTTTGAGTAAAAACTCCATTGACATCCGTGATGTTGTGCTATCTCTCAGAAATAACAGACCACAGATGGTCAGGACCCTG GAACAATTCAGATTTATTCACAATTGTCTGGATAAATATCTTGCTAATCTCCGTTCGGAATCCCTCAACA ATGACCATTCGTACGAGAGGCTTACAAATGgcagagaattttaa
- the LOC128183992 gene encoding uncharacterized protein LOC128183992: MSIMGSSILRYEDEIKKRLEKLSRIYDFSTMKIFMTVESLGEDRVCATYNPDKRECWDTFLLRKEACRLDLNKHEKIRQKYQDFLHKVSREDQGRQFHASMMSLFYRNGAADPFGHVKEIGSDSLSGFCNHLCRLFEKKICSWFEGFEAAAVKLTGHVKVSNFVRVLSGQVDALCQRDGCMCAVAVKVTGMDTLRPLDLAELAFCKTLIVQNGLADPNFLRMCVLCLHLSNEKPILRLWEYTPTDEMERAIAEADIDKMIDSGGLTQFHEFWHKNVHIPPPGYASDKSTKSLFGSSRN, translated from the coding sequence ATGTCGATAATGGGGTCCTCAATTCTCCGTTATGAAGACGAAATCAAAAAACGTCTCGAAAAGCTGTCAAGAATATATGACTTCTCGACAATGAAGATTTTCATGACAGTGGAATCGCTGGGAGAGGATAGAGTCTGCGCTACGTACAACCCCGACAAGAGGGAATGCTGGGATACCTTCCTACTCCGGAAGGAAGCGTGTCGTCTGGATCTTAACAAGCACGAGAAAATCCGACAGAAGTACCAAGATTTCCTCCACAAAGTATCTCGAGAGGACCAAGGGAGACAATTTCATGCATCAATGATGTCCCTCTTCTACAGAAACGGCGCAGCCGACCCATTTGGTCACGTGAAAGAAATTGGAAGTGACTCTCTTTCAGGATTCTGTAACCATCTCTGTCGTCTCTTTGAGAAAAAGATATGTAGTTGGTTTGAGGGGTTCGAAGCTGCAGCAGTAAAATTAACTGGACACGTAAAGGTTTCGAACTTTGTGCGTGTTCTCAGTGGCCAAGTGGATGCCCTGTGTCAGCGAGACGGTTGTATGTGCGCAGTCGCAGTAAAGGTCACCGGAATGGATACCCTTCGACCCCTTGACCTCGCTGAACTAGCCTTTTGCAAAACACTAATCGTTCAGAATGGTTTGGCGGATCCAAATTTCTTGAGAATGTGtgtgctttgtttacatttgtccAATGAGAAACCGATTCTGCGTTTATGGGAATACACCCCGACAGATGAAATGGAACGAGCAATAGCTGAAGCTGACATTGATAAAATGATAGATTCCGGAGGACTGACACAGTTCCATGAATTCTGGCATAAAAATGTTCACATTCCTCCGCCGGGCTACGCAAGCGATAAGTCCACAAAATCATTGTTTGGATCGTCTAGGAATTAA